From the genome of Raphanus sativus cultivar WK10039 unplaced genomic scaffold, ASM80110v3 Scaffold1666, whole genome shotgun sequence:
ACTTGTTTTTAAGTCAATTATTATAATGGAGCAGAGAACTCTGTAATTAAAGCTTTGGTGCCTACTTTCTGTATCATTCATTCATTTGGCCTAGaggttataaaaaaatatattgaaatggcAATTATGATGATGCTCACAATCTAATTCTCATGTAATCAGTTTAACAAAGACAAGATTAAAAGAACACATACCTCAGGTGCAAGCCACCGATAGCCATCAGTTTCGTACTCCACGGCCTCACCAAAGCTCTTACAAGCGGTAACTATTCCAATATCCCCCAAACATGCGTTGCCATGTTTATCTAGTAGTATTCTTTGTGCGTTAAGGTCCCTATACGCAATACCATGATCATTCACAAACTTCAGCCCTTCCGCTATATCGATAGCTATTCGCAGTATCTGCTTCGTCTGAAGCTTCTTGTTCTTCAACATCAGTTCATGGAGCGACCCGCCTTCCATCAGTTTCGTAACAACGCATAATCCATGATTCTCTTCGATGCAAACGCCATAGAACTGCAGAATGCTCTTGTGTCCACAAGTCATCAGCTCCAAGAAATCTTTCCGGATCTCAAACTCGTACGAATTCCCCTTATCACAACCTTTTAGTTTCTCGATTGCCACCCTTTTCCCTCGGAAGATTCCTTTGAAAGAACCTGGTCCAATCTGATCATTAAACTCAACACTATCCGAATTCAATAGCCATTTTCCAATCTCACTCCCACCAGACTGTATAGTCTGCCACTCATCTACAGAAACAGCGAACGAAGAGCTCGGAAGTGGAACCTGAAGCTGGATCACACCGTTCAAATTCTCTACCCCTAACCTACTACCATGTTGAATGGACTCTTCTTCAACACCACCAGCCTCCCCCACACCCCCGTTCTGTTCTTGACAGCCACAAAGCCCGAAAGGAAgcttaaccgaacccgaactcgGTCTCGGCTTTCTAGTAGCGGACTTAAGAGCGTTCTCAACCCGAGTTTTGAACAAACTCTCTTGTCCAGACTGATCCACAAGAAGAACAAGACCGAGAGTCAACCCTTTCTTTTCAAAGATCTGTATCTTCTTGCAGCTAATCGAAGCAACATCAAGCGCCCCCGACATAGTCGACCACGAAAGAGAAGAGTTACAAGCGAACGTGAGCTTGAGGACTGAACCTCGAGCTCCCTCAGCAGCAGACACTTCTTGAATCATAAACACAGGATTATTATTATCATCTCCAGAAGCTTGCTCTATCAACTTCACGTGTAGGAAGACTTCCTTCATATCGAAACCAGCCTGACTATAACTGTTGAAAACAAACAACCAACCACAAAAGTCAACGCTAACTTGAGCTAATGACCTCTCTGGTCAACACTACTCCCATGATTGTCCCAAAATAGAAACTAGTAAAAATCTGAATTAACCTGAAAGGCAAGGAATCGTAATGCTTCTTGAGATTCGAAACGAGCTTCTCCGGTAACTGACTACCAGGATACATCTTAGCGAGGTTCCTCACTACAGTAGCCCAAAGTAACTTCCTCCCGCCGCCTACATCGGCTCTCGGAGACggacctcctcctcctccacctccgcCGACTCCGACGCTCTGGTTGTTACTGTCACGGGCGGAATCGAGATTTAGCGAGTTTTTGAGCGACGCAATCGCGCCGGAGACGTTGCGGCTGAGACGCTGAAACCGCTTCTGCATAGCCGACGAGCTCTGATCGAGAACCGCCGGCGCGGATCCTCCTTCGACGTTCAGAGCCGTCGTCGTCGTCGAAGTGGTACGTGACTCGGACCTGTCGTGAGTGCGCATGAGGACCTGATCGACTAGATCGTCGTCGTCGAGGGGGTCTCCTCCGGCGCGGCTTGACCAGCACTCCAGAGCTGCAGCCATTGTAAAGGTGTTCGTTCGTCTTCGGCAAATGACTGTTGAGCTATTGAGAGAAGTGTGCTTCagatttcagatattttttttattttcttttcagattTTCATCTTCGTTTTAGAAGTTAAGTGAAGAAGAGAGAGTACGACTGCATTTATGTGAGACAGTACGATTTTTGAGACGGTCTGCCTTTCTCGATCTACTACTACGCTCCTCtactctatatatttatttttagttttattttagcaAATTGTAATGCTGGACAAAgcaaatgtttttgttttaacttaTTTCGGGTAATTAGATCTTAGTTGTGGAGGGTGGTCCCTGCAAACATAATTGTGTTTATCTAAATGATCATCAATCCATATAAATACAAATGTTCTACAATTATTAAAGTTATTCAGAAAGAATTCCAATTATTAAAGATTTAGGAATTTAGTTTGGACGAAAAGAATAGATTAATGTTCACACTTGGAAAACATTTTGAAACCAAGAatgatatttcattttattcaaGGCTTGACTCATTTATATGCAGGCGGATGCAAAAATTAATAGAAGTA
Proteins encoded in this window:
- the LOC108848044 gene encoding uncharacterized protein LOC108848044, giving the protein MAAALECWSSRAGGDPLDDDDLVDQVLMRTHDRSESRTTSTTTTALNVEGGSAPAVLDQSSSAMQKRFQRLSRNVSGAIASLKNSLNLDSARDSNNQSVGVGGGGGGGGPSPRADVGGGRKLLWATVVRNLAKMYPGSQLPEKLVSNLKKHYDSLPFSYSQAGFDMKEVFLHVKLIEQASGDDNNNPVFMIQEVSAAEGARGSVLKLTFACNSSLSWSTMSGALDVASISCKKIQIFEKKGLTLGLVLLVDQSGQESLFKTRVENALKSATRKPRPSSGSVKLPFGLCGCQEQNGGVGEAGGVEEESIQHGSRLGVENLNGVIQLQVPLPSSSFAVSVDEWQTIQSGGSEIGKWLLNSDSVEFNDQIGPGSFKGIFRGKRVAIEKLKGCDKGNSYEFEIRKDFLELMTCGHKSILQFYGVCIEENHGLCVVTKLMEGGSLHELMLKNKKLQTKQILRIAIDIAEGLKFVNDHGIAYRDLNAQRILLDKHGNACLGDIGIVTACKSFGEAVEYETDGYRWLAPEIIAGDPENTAETWMSNAYSFGMVLWEMVTGEAAYASCSPVQAAVGIAACGLRPEIPKECPQALRTLMINCWNNSPSKRPNFSDIHSTLLRALSR